From a single Labrenzia sp. PHM005 genomic region:
- a CDS encoding LysR family transcriptional regulator, giving the protein MSNLTDMEIFARVVSAGSMSAAGREMNLSPAVVSKRIRRLEEKLGSRLLQRTTRQIAMTEAGQGFYERVIAILASVEEAESFVSRGSAKARGNLKVAVPTSFGRLHIAPHIGDFLTQNPDLSINLDLSDDFVDIVGEGYDLAIRIAELSDSSLVARRLAPVHRILCASPDYIEKYGTPQTIEDLLANHVTLAAANQDPWRLAGPNGIETVRTQSPVKTNSSEVVRECLLSGIGIALRSTWDIGPELREGKLHVLLPEYRASKDVGLYAVYPSRQFLPAKVRVFIDFLAALYGSAPYWDTGLDEWLNQQRPARAS; this is encoded by the coding sequence ATGAGCAATCTGACGGACATGGAGATTTTTGCCCGAGTCGTGAGCGCGGGTAGCATGTCGGCCGCCGGCCGGGAAATGAACCTGTCGCCAGCCGTGGTTTCCAAGCGAATCCGCAGGCTGGAAGAAAAACTTGGCAGCCGGCTGCTCCAACGCACGACCCGCCAAATTGCCATGACGGAAGCCGGACAGGGGTTCTATGAGCGCGTGATTGCGATCCTGGCATCGGTGGAAGAGGCCGAATCTTTTGTGTCCCGGGGCTCGGCGAAAGCCCGGGGCAATTTGAAGGTTGCAGTGCCCACCTCCTTTGGCCGCCTGCACATTGCACCTCACATCGGCGATTTTCTCACCCAGAACCCTGATCTTTCAATCAATCTCGACCTGTCGGATGATTTCGTCGACATCGTCGGCGAAGGCTATGATTTGGCAATCCGGATTGCTGAACTCTCCGATTCCAGTCTTGTTGCCCGGAGACTTGCACCGGTGCACCGGATATTGTGCGCAAGCCCGGACTACATTGAGAAATATGGCACACCGCAGACCATCGAAGACCTTTTGGCAAACCATGTGACGCTTGCGGCAGCGAATCAGGACCCTTGGCGCCTTGCAGGCCCAAATGGCATTGAAACAGTGCGCACGCAGTCACCGGTCAAAACGAATTCCAGCGAAGTGGTGCGGGAATGCCTGTTGTCCGGCATCGGCATTGCCCTCAGATCGACCTGGGATATTGGACCGGAGCTTCGAGAGGGCAAACTGCATGTCCTCCTGCCAGAGTACCGGGCATCCAAAGACGTCGGACTTTATGCCGTTTATCCAAGCCGGCAATTTCTCCCGGCCAAAGTTCGCGTATTTATTGATTTCCTAGCTGCACTCTATGGCTCCGCGCCCTATTGGGACACCGGATTGGATGAATGGCTCAACCAGCAACGCCCTGCGCGGGCAAGCTAG
- a CDS encoding cytochrome c family protein: MKRLLMIAGTALLALTAQASAEGDPAKGEKVFRKCKACHAVGEKAKNKVGPQLNGVVDRAWGSIEGYKYSKGLLEMADGKVWDTATLDAYLAKPKDVIPKTKMAFAGLKKEADRANVIAYMAQFNEDGSKK, from the coding sequence ATGAAGCGACTGCTGATGATTGCCGGAACTGCGCTCCTGGCACTTACAGCCCAGGCCAGCGCCGAAGGCGATCCGGCCAAAGGTGAAAAGGTCTTTAGGAAGTGCAAGGCGTGCCATGCCGTTGGTGAAAAAGCCAAGAACAAGGTTGGCCCGCAGCTGAACGGTGTGGTCGACCGGGCTTGGGGTTCCATCGAAGGCTATAAGTATTCCAAAGGTCTGCTTGAAATGGCTGATGGCAAAGTGTGGGATACAGCAACACTTGATGCGTATCTGGCCAAGCCGAAAGATGTCATACCAAAAACAAAAATGGCGTTTGCCGGTTTGAAGAAAGAAGCAGACCGCGCGAACGTGATTGCCTACATGGCTCAATTCAACGAAGATGGCTCTAAAAAGTAA
- a CDS encoding cytochrome c family protein — protein sequence MKRLLMIAGTALLALTAQASAEGDPAKGEKVFRKCKACHAVGEKAKNKVGPQLNGVVDRAWGSVEGYKYSKALLEMADGKVWDAANLDAYLTKPKDLIPKGKMAFAGLKKEADRANVIAYMAQFNEDGSTK from the coding sequence ATGAAGCGACTGCTGATGATTGCCGGAACCGCGCTTCTGGCTCTTACTGCCCAGGCCAGCGCCGAAGGCGATCCGGCCAAAGGTGAAAAGGTCTTTAGGAAGTGCAAGGCGTGCCATGCCGTTGGTGAAAAGGCCAAGAACAAGGTTGGCCCGCAGCTGAACGGTGTTGTCGACCGGGCTTGGGGTTCCGTCGAAGGCTATAAATACTCAAAAGCCCTGCTTGAAATGGCAGACGGCAAGGTTTGGGACGCAGCAAACCTTGATGCATATCTTACCAAACCGAAGGACCTGATCCCGAAAGGTAAGATGGCGTTTGCCGGCCTCAAAAAAGAAGCAGACCGCGCTAACGTGATTGCCTATATGGCTCAGTTCAACGAAGACGGCTCTACCAAATAA
- a CDS encoding DUF3422 family protein → MLPSFRTSPLRERVLGEVHARPFRPLSTPRVVLHYAFLTNSQEAAEDKAWLGEFCRSRGAPGPAQGTRYHRVEFGEGTLNWEQHAEFTTYTWDGAATSGRIFNSIPTGHPFGAAFRAPGDLLVAVRLELHDEPKDDGWRQAFDIGSMAVSSLENGQATVATDFRQDGDGLSRFLVFNHTMSDVQSGTVVQRLLELETYRTLAMLGLFEANDLQPDIRRFEIELASLTEQMKVASGLDSNRELLDKFTGLAAALEAGATASAFRFGASRAYYEIVNVRLTALQEEANPGDLSMSSFLARRLSPAMRTCQAIEDRQAMLSRKLARATTLLRTRVDVDLEQQNRSLLQSMNRRARLQLRLQQTVEGLSVAAISYYVVGLLSYLAKGSKDAGLPVPSATVTTAVAVPAVILIIWWIVNRIRAHHSKEDMDDV, encoded by the coding sequence GTGCTGCCATCGTTTCGGACCTCGCCTTTGCGGGAGCGGGTTTTAGGCGAAGTTCATGCGCGTCCTTTCCGGCCGTTGTCGACACCGCGGGTTGTCCTTCACTACGCGTTTTTGACGAACTCCCAAGAAGCAGCCGAGGACAAGGCTTGGCTCGGAGAGTTTTGTAGGTCCCGCGGCGCGCCCGGTCCCGCACAAGGAACCCGATACCACCGGGTAGAATTCGGTGAAGGCACACTGAATTGGGAGCAACATGCCGAATTCACCACCTACACCTGGGATGGAGCGGCGACTTCGGGCCGCATTTTTAACTCCATTCCAACGGGTCATCCATTTGGAGCCGCCTTCCGGGCTCCGGGCGACTTACTGGTTGCCGTGCGCCTTGAATTGCACGACGAACCGAAAGACGACGGTTGGCGCCAGGCCTTTGACATCGGCAGCATGGCCGTGTCTTCTCTGGAAAATGGCCAAGCAACCGTAGCGACAGATTTCCGGCAAGACGGTGATGGTCTGTCGCGTTTTTTGGTTTTTAACCACACCATGAGTGATGTGCAGTCCGGGACGGTCGTCCAAAGACTTCTCGAGTTGGAAACCTATCGAACACTCGCCATGCTGGGGCTGTTTGAAGCGAACGATCTTCAGCCGGATATTCGGCGGTTTGAAATCGAACTCGCCAGTTTGACTGAGCAGATGAAAGTAGCCTCTGGTTTGGATTCCAATCGGGAGCTGCTCGACAAGTTCACCGGCCTTGCTGCGGCTTTGGAAGCTGGAGCCACCGCGAGCGCGTTCCGGTTTGGCGCCAGCAGGGCGTATTATGAGATCGTCAATGTTCGGCTGACGGCCTTGCAAGAAGAAGCCAATCCGGGCGACTTATCGATGTCGTCTTTTCTGGCCAGGCGGTTGTCACCAGCCATGCGCACCTGCCAAGCGATTGAAGACCGGCAGGCCATGCTGTCGCGCAAATTGGCCCGTGCCACGACGCTGCTCAGAACCCGGGTGGATGTGGACCTGGAGCAGCAAAACCGGTCGCTGCTTCAATCCATGAACCGGCGGGCGCGGCTGCAGTTGCGGTTGCAGCAGACCGTTGAAGGCCTCTCGGTTGCGGCGATCAGCTACTATGTCGTGGGATTGTTGTCTTATCTCGCCAAGGGCAGCAAGGATGCGGGCTTGCCGGTTCCAAGTGCCACGGTGACAACCGCTGTGGCAGTTCCAGCTGTTATATTGATCATTTGGTGGATCGTGAACAGGATCCGGGCGCATCATTCCAAAGAGGATATGGATGATGTTTGA
- a CDS encoding FadR/GntR family transcriptional regulator, translating into MFQPINHHKTADAAVDQIEELILKGVLKSGDRLPAERVLSEQMQVSRPVLRDALKTLEERNLIEARQGGGTFVCDLIGSIFSEAIVQLISRHPSAVSDYFDFRRGIEGQASAMAAVRAAPSDLSRLKDIIEQMDAAHENQDVTLESQLDVAFHNAVGEAAHNVVMLHTLRSCYRLLENGVFYNRGRLYHHPSARTEVLNHHKTIYQAISAGDPNLARQAAEEHIDYVRATLAATEQLDQREQLAGLRRSETTARTAKK; encoded by the coding sequence ATGTTTCAGCCAATAAATCATCACAAAACCGCGGATGCCGCGGTAGATCAGATTGAAGAACTCATCCTCAAAGGGGTTCTCAAATCTGGCGACCGCCTGCCGGCCGAACGGGTTTTGTCGGAACAAATGCAGGTGTCCCGCCCGGTGTTGCGTGATGCGCTCAAGACCTTGGAAGAGCGGAACCTGATTGAAGCCCGGCAAGGTGGCGGAACCTTCGTCTGCGATCTCATCGGATCGATCTTTTCCGAAGCGATAGTGCAGTTGATTTCCCGCCACCCGTCCGCTGTCAGCGATTATTTCGATTTCCGGCGCGGCATTGAGGGCCAGGCTTCGGCGATGGCCGCCGTCCGCGCTGCACCCTCCGATCTCAGCAGGCTCAAAGACATCATCGAACAGATGGATGCTGCGCATGAAAACCAGGACGTAACGCTCGAAAGCCAACTGGACGTCGCCTTCCACAATGCGGTCGGGGAAGCGGCGCACAACGTCGTCATGCTGCACACCTTGCGCTCGTGTTACCGCCTCTTGGAAAACGGCGTTTTCTATAATCGCGGACGTCTCTACCATCACCCGTCTGCACGCACGGAAGTGCTCAATCACCACAAGACAATCTACCAGGCGATATCGGCAGGTGATCCGAACCTGGCCCGGCAGGCTGCCGAAGAACATATCGATTATGTCCGCGCCACACTCGCCGCAACCGAACAGCTGGACCAGCGCGAACAACTTGCTGGCCTCAGACGATCTGAAACAACTGCTCGTACAGCCAAGAAATAG
- a CDS encoding alpha-hydroxy acid oxidase → MPIVTDVADMQALAKRRVPKMFYDYADTGSWTQSTYWDNEAAFQRQKLRQRVARNIDNRSVKTTMIGEEVSMPVALAPVGLTGMQHADGEILAAQAAEEFGVPFTLSTMSVCSIEDVAENTKSPFWFQLYVMRDRGFSESLMQRALAANCSALVLTLDLQVLGQRHRDIKNGLSTPPKPKPHVLIDLATKLRWCWKMAQTKRHEFGNIVGHVSGVEDMTSLAEWTASQFDPTLDWSSVEWVKKHWDRKLILKGINDVDDAKIAADLGADAIVVSNHGGRQLDGALASYDILGDIVDAVGDKIEVHVDGGIRSGQDVFKAVAMGAHSTYIGRAFIYGLGARGKTGVREVLEIMHKELDVTMGLCGETDIKNVGRHNLVL, encoded by the coding sequence ATGCCCATCGTAACCGACGTCGCTGATATGCAGGCTCTCGCCAAACGGCGGGTGCCCAAAATGTTTTATGACTACGCCGACACCGGCTCCTGGACCCAGAGCACCTATTGGGACAATGAAGCCGCTTTTCAACGGCAAAAACTGCGCCAGCGGGTTGCCCGCAACATCGATAACCGATCTGTGAAAACCACAATGATCGGCGAAGAGGTCTCTATGCCGGTTGCCCTTGCTCCGGTCGGATTGACCGGGATGCAGCACGCGGATGGGGAAATCCTGGCGGCACAGGCAGCGGAAGAATTCGGCGTTCCCTTCACCCTCTCTACGATGAGTGTCTGTTCTATCGAGGACGTCGCTGAGAACACCAAAAGTCCGTTCTGGTTCCAGCTTTATGTCATGCGGGACCGAGGGTTTTCCGAAAGCCTGATGCAGCGCGCCCTGGCGGCGAATTGTTCCGCGCTTGTCCTCACTCTCGACCTGCAGGTTCTGGGGCAGCGCCACCGCGATATTAAAAACGGCCTCAGCACTCCGCCGAAGCCCAAACCGCATGTCCTGATCGATCTGGCAACAAAACTGCGCTGGTGCTGGAAAATGGCACAAACCAAGCGCCATGAGTTCGGCAATATTGTCGGCCATGTGTCTGGTGTCGAAGACATGACATCCCTTGCAGAATGGACCGCAAGCCAGTTTGATCCGACCCTCGATTGGTCGTCTGTGGAGTGGGTCAAAAAACATTGGGACCGCAAGCTGATCCTGAAAGGGATCAATGATGTTGACGATGCCAAGATCGCTGCCGACCTCGGCGCTGATGCGATCGTTGTCTCCAACCACGGCGGCCGCCAACTGGATGGCGCGCTGGCGTCCTATGACATTCTCGGTGACATCGTCGACGCGGTCGGCGACAAGATCGAAGTGCATGTCGACGGTGGCATCCGCTCCGGCCAGGATGTCTTCAAAGCGGTCGCGATGGGTGCCCACAGCACCTATATCGGCCGGGCCTTCATCTATGGTCTCGGCGCCCGTGGAAAAACCGGCGTCCGTGAAGTGTTAGAAATCATGCACAAGGAACTTGATGTCACCATGGGCCTCTGCGGCGAAACCGACATCAAGAACGTCGGACGGCACAATCTGGTCCTTTAA
- a CDS encoding DMT family transporter, whose translation MSLAQPALNRSDLNTTDLGLYAATVFAWGFSWIAMKGQISSVSPEVSVFWRFVVAAAMMMVWVRAKGYPLNFPAKDHIRFAGLGALLFSTNFTLFYYGAAYLPSGLLAVVFSTASVFNIFLGLVLFRQRPSLLALAAGLLGFSGIALMFWPNMAGAQINTGVAIGLGFCICGTLSFCLGNMLSADTQRRGIGVMPATAWGMVYGMIFLGLFAAFRGRSFAVEWTFPYLGSLFYLALVASVIAFASYLTLLGRIGSARAGYATVLFPIVALAVSTIFEGYQWTPLAITGLGCVLAGNIMMLRAR comes from the coding sequence ATGAGCCTTGCCCAGCCAGCCCTAAACCGATCCGATCTGAACACAACCGATCTCGGTCTGTACGCGGCCACCGTGTTTGCATGGGGTTTCAGCTGGATCGCAATGAAAGGGCAGATCTCTAGCGTTTCCCCCGAAGTCTCCGTGTTTTGGCGGTTTGTCGTCGCGGCCGCCATGATGATGGTCTGGGTCCGTGCAAAAGGCTATCCCTTGAACTTTCCAGCAAAAGATCACATTCGCTTTGCCGGCCTTGGTGCCCTACTGTTTTCGACGAACTTCACCCTGTTTTATTATGGTGCGGCCTACCTACCGTCGGGCCTGCTGGCCGTTGTCTTCTCCACGGCATCGGTCTTCAACATCTTCCTGGGGCTAGTCTTGTTCCGCCAACGCCCAAGCCTCCTTGCGCTTGCTGCCGGCCTTCTCGGATTTTCCGGAATTGCTTTGATGTTTTGGCCGAACATGGCCGGAGCGCAGATCAACACCGGTGTTGCCATTGGTCTTGGCTTTTGTATCTGCGGAACTCTGTCGTTTTGCCTCGGCAACATGCTATCGGCTGATACCCAACGCCGCGGGATCGGCGTGATGCCCGCCACAGCCTGGGGCATGGTCTACGGCATGATATTTCTGGGCCTCTTCGCAGCCTTCCGTGGCCGAAGCTTTGCCGTTGAATGGACCTTTCCTTATCTCGGCAGCCTTTTCTATCTGGCTTTGGTCGCCTCGGTGATAGCCTTTGCCTCCTATCTCACACTACTTGGGCGGATAGGATCAGCGCGCGCCGGTTATGCGACCGTGTTGTTTCCGATCGTGGCCCTCGCGGTCTCAACCATATTTGAAGGATATCAGTGGACGCCGCTGGCAATCACCGGCCTTGGCTGTGTTCTGGCTGGCAACATCATGATGTTGCGTGCCCGCTAA
- a CDS encoding LysR substrate-binding domain-containing protein has product MSHALDIDQLRTFLAIAELGSFTKAGEAVHKTQSAVSMQMRRLEERVGQPIFIKDGRQSRLTEQGLRLVEYARRMIQLNDETLSAFNGKKEIGFVKLGVPDDYADRLLPQVLAAFNRLNPSIEVQVECTSSARLTDAIRNGELDVAITTSGDTSELHGEIIRREPLFWVTSEQHCAHTQDVIRLALGPTSCSWRRLSMDALDRVGKRYRVSYTSASASALVGAVHAGLAVTVFPESAIRDGMRILDEKDGFPALTHCDIALLRSDNARQPMHDRLCNHLIAAIGNVGTMTNQEAAE; this is encoded by the coding sequence ATGAGTCATGCCCTTGATATTGACCAGCTGCGGACGTTTCTGGCGATCGCCGAACTTGGCAGTTTCACAAAGGCGGGTGAAGCGGTTCACAAAACACAATCGGCCGTTTCCATGCAAATGCGCCGCTTGGAAGAGCGGGTTGGTCAGCCGATTTTTATAAAGGATGGGCGCCAATCCCGATTGACCGAGCAGGGGCTGCGGCTGGTTGAATATGCCCGGCGGATGATCCAGCTGAACGATGAGACCCTTTCGGCTTTTAATGGCAAAAAAGAAATCGGTTTCGTCAAACTCGGTGTACCGGACGATTACGCTGACCGGCTGTTGCCACAAGTTCTTGCCGCCTTCAACCGGCTCAATCCGTCTATCGAGGTGCAGGTTGAATGCACCAGCAGCGCGCGTTTAACGGATGCTATTCGGAACGGTGAATTGGATGTGGCGATTACCACGTCCGGAGATACCAGCGAGTTGCACGGAGAGATCATCCGGCGGGAGCCCCTGTTTTGGGTGACATCGGAACAACACTGCGCGCACACCCAAGACGTCATCCGTCTGGCGCTCGGCCCGACCAGCTGCAGCTGGCGGCGTCTGTCCATGGATGCGCTCGACCGGGTCGGAAAGCGGTATCGTGTGTCTTATACCAGTGCTAGTGCGTCGGCTTTGGTTGGCGCTGTGCATGCCGGATTGGCAGTGACCGTGTTTCCGGAAAGCGCAATACGAGATGGCATGCGCATTCTGGACGAGAAGGACGGTTTTCCAGCTCTGACCCATTGCGACATTGCGCTGTTGCGGTCTGACAACGCCCGTCAACCCATGCACGACCGTCTGTGCAACCATCTGATTGCTGCAATTGGCAACGTCGGCACGATGACCAATCAAGAAGCCGCAGAATAG
- a CDS encoding LysR substrate-binding domain-containing protein, producing MLDLDQLRTFVAIAETGSFTKAADSVHKTQSAVSMQMRRLEERIDKPLFVRVGRQSKLTEHGERLLHYARRLVQLNDETLAAFDDTELAGLVRLGTPDDYADRFLPEILARFSRSNPKAEVSVVCAPTPNLADMIVEGELDVAIITHVQKKGRKNVEILRREPLLWVASARHATENETVLPLALGRATCDWRKAALSALEDQLREYRLLYSSWNSTAVGAAVLAGLAISVLPESALRSGMRVLTEAEGFPRLPECEIGIMKSWHNSSRVTDALVEHIMSSLDNLSVPHAAE from the coding sequence ATGCTTGATCTGGATCAGCTGCGAACCTTCGTGGCGATTGCCGAAACCGGCAGTTTCACCAAGGCGGCGGACAGCGTTCACAAGACGCAATCGGCGGTATCGATGCAGATGCGGCGCTTGGAGGAACGTATAGACAAACCGCTGTTTGTCCGCGTCGGGCGCCAGTCCAAGCTGACAGAGCACGGGGAACGGCTGCTGCACTACGCACGCCGCCTTGTACAGCTAAACGATGAAACCCTGGCCGCCTTTGATGATACGGAGCTCGCGGGCTTGGTCCGCCTCGGGACACCCGACGATTACGCAGACCGGTTCCTACCAGAGATTCTAGCGCGCTTTTCAAGGTCAAACCCGAAGGCTGAGGTCAGTGTTGTTTGCGCGCCAACCCCTAATCTTGCGGACATGATCGTGGAAGGTGAGTTGGATGTTGCCATCATCACGCACGTCCAGAAAAAGGGCCGGAAGAATGTCGAAATTCTAAGGCGCGAACCTTTGTTATGGGTCGCATCTGCCCGGCACGCCACCGAAAACGAAACAGTCTTGCCGCTGGCGTTGGGCCGAGCAACATGCGACTGGCGCAAGGCCGCCCTAAGTGCCTTGGAAGATCAATTGCGAGAATACCGGCTGCTTTATTCCAGCTGGAACTCAACGGCGGTCGGCGCTGCTGTCTTGGCTGGGCTGGCGATTTCGGTTCTGCCGGAGTCCGCTTTGCGCTCCGGCATGCGTGTCTTAACCGAAGCCGAAGGCTTCCCGCGGTTGCCGGAATGCGAGATCGGGATCATGAAATCCTGGCACAACAGTTCGCGGGTCACAGATGCTTTGGTAGAGCACATCATGTCCTCACTTGATAACCTGTCCGTTCCTCATGCAGCTGAATGA
- a CDS encoding DUF1127 domain-containing protein, with the protein MTHIAHHPIFALSGQLVARALRVFTNRRQVTQLSTLSDEALKDIGLTRSDVRRAIALPFYSDPAPFLRQMADGHNPLALQILPIAANTAPHTQKPSVSLVHPRPEIAA; encoded by the coding sequence ATGACACACATCGCACACCACCCGATATTCGCTCTTTCCGGGCAGCTGGTTGCCCGTGCCCTGCGCGTTTTCACAAATCGTCGTCAGGTCACCCAACTTTCGACGTTGAGCGATGAGGCATTGAAGGACATTGGTTTGACCCGGAGCGATGTTCGACGGGCCATTGCACTTCCGTTTTACTCAGACCCAGCACCGTTTCTGAGGCAGATGGCCGATGGCCACAACCCGCTCGCGCTGCAAATCCTCCCAATTGCAGCCAACACAGCGCCGCACACCCAGAAGCCATCAGTATCTTTGGTTCATCCCCGGCCAGAGATCGCTGCCTGA
- a CDS encoding DUF937 domain-containing protein, whose amino-acid sequence MTENDSAPPPFNIFSLSEDVQERFGWSTDDLNRVMEQLMPAALTGFQHFGGPMSGLPDWFNQATQMASSAANPMSAYANFFQTPTQQSLIPFFGPEAVQQALAAQISGVTGLQSDAVQEMMPVAATLAFGQIARPFLQGEAQVLLDAYMRGFARGRPKRAPAPIDYLHSYTDAMNAFWGSFLRPSGEATSEEAPEPEAEDEPVADEVLDEAGSEEESSEFEEMVSGWMSAGRDLQSSQLKAFDNFFATATRNLGK is encoded by the coding sequence ATGACAGAGAACGACTCGGCGCCGCCGCCATTCAATATATTCTCCCTCTCTGAAGACGTGCAGGAACGCTTTGGCTGGTCCACTGACGATCTTAATCGTGTGATGGAACAACTGATGCCGGCTGCCTTGACCGGTTTCCAGCATTTTGGCGGTCCGATGTCCGGCCTTCCGGATTGGTTCAATCAGGCCACACAAATGGCCAGTAGCGCCGCAAATCCGATGTCTGCCTACGCAAATTTCTTCCAAACGCCGACGCAGCAATCTTTGATTCCATTCTTTGGGCCGGAAGCAGTCCAGCAGGCTCTGGCAGCACAAATCTCCGGTGTCACCGGTTTGCAGAGCGATGCCGTCCAAGAGATGATGCCCGTTGCAGCAACCTTAGCCTTTGGCCAGATCGCGCGGCCGTTCCTTCAAGGCGAAGCTCAGGTGCTTCTCGATGCCTATATGCGGGGATTTGCGCGCGGCCGGCCGAAACGCGCTCCGGCGCCGATCGATTATCTGCACAGCTATACCGATGCCATGAATGCATTTTGGGGCTCCTTCCTGAGACCTTCCGGCGAGGCAACATCCGAGGAGGCTCCGGAACCAGAAGCTGAAGATGAACCGGTTGCAGATGAGGTGTTGGATGAGGCCGGTTCCGAGGAAGAAAGTTCGGAATTTGAGGAAATGGTGTCCGGGTGGATGTCTGCCGGCCGCGACCTGCAGTCCAGCCAGCTGAAGGCATTTGACAATTTCTTTGCCACTGCGACCCGGAACCTCGGCAAATAA
- a CDS encoding glutamate--cysteine ligase, translated as MARDTVDATPIETVADLAATLEAGCKPASEFRIGTEHEKFGFNLKDLSPIPYEGANGVEAVLEGMQRLLGWERIEDAGKIIGLADDHCGGAISIEPGGQFELSGAPLDNLHQTCREANQHLAHVRDVAGPLEIGFLGIGMAPTWERSDMPRMPKSRYDIMTAYMPKVGSLGLDMMYRTSTIQVNLDFASETDMIKKMRVGLALQPIATAIFANSPFTDGKPNGFKSFRAQIWTDTDADRTGDMPFAFDDGFGFEGYVEWALDVPMYFVKRGDTYHDVTGTTFRAFMNGALEGKIPDARPSMGDWNNHLSTLFPDVRLKKYIEMRGADGGPWRRICALPALWVGLLYDIGVLDQAYDLVKDWTAEERAALRRDVPKSALQTPFRDGTVLDVAKQVVALSQEGLKRRARMSDGDLDERVHLAPVEEALAAGMCPADVLLQRYNGSWDGDLTQIFRDYAY; from the coding sequence ATGGCCCGCGATACGGTCGATGCCACCCCGATTGAAACGGTCGCAGATCTGGCGGCAACGCTGGAAGCTGGCTGTAAACCGGCTAGTGAATTCCGGATCGGTACCGAGCACGAGAAATTCGGTTTCAATCTGAAAGATCTTTCACCGATCCCGTATGAGGGAGCAAACGGCGTCGAAGCTGTTCTGGAAGGCATGCAGCGCCTTTTAGGGTGGGAGCGGATTGAAGATGCCGGAAAGATCATTGGGCTTGCCGATGATCACTGCGGTGGAGCGATTTCTATCGAGCCGGGCGGGCAGTTTGAACTTTCTGGCGCACCGCTCGACAATCTCCATCAGACCTGCCGGGAGGCCAATCAGCACCTGGCGCACGTGCGCGACGTGGCAGGCCCTTTGGAAATCGGTTTTCTTGGGATCGGAATGGCACCGACCTGGGAGCGGTCAGACATGCCCCGCATGCCCAAATCGCGTTACGACATCATGACCGCCTACATGCCGAAGGTCGGTTCTCTGGGCCTCGACATGATGTACCGCACCTCAACAATCCAGGTAAATCTGGATTTTGCGAGTGAAACGGACATGATCAAAAAAATGCGGGTCGGGCTGGCTCTGCAACCAATCGCAACGGCGATTTTTGCCAATTCTCCGTTCACCGATGGAAAGCCGAATGGCTTCAAATCATTCAGGGCGCAGATTTGGACGGATACCGATGCCGACCGGACCGGCGACATGCCTTTTGCCTTTGACGATGGTTTCGGCTTTGAAGGTTATGTCGAGTGGGCCCTCGATGTACCGATGTATTTCGTCAAACGCGGCGACACCTATCATGATGTGACCGGGACAACATTCCGCGCGTTCATGAATGGGGCGCTCGAAGGAAAGATCCCGGACGCGCGTCCAAGCATGGGGGACTGGAACAATCACCTGTCGACCTTGTTCCCGGATGTCCGGCTCAAAAAATACATCGAGATGCGGGGCGCTGACGGTGGACCGTGGCGGCGGATTTGTGCGCTTCCGGCATTGTGGGTTGGCCTTCTTTATGACATCGGTGTTCTGGATCAAGCCTATGATCTTGTGAAAGACTGGACGGCGGAAGAGCGCGCAGCTCTACGCCGGGATGTGCCTAAGTCCGCGTTGCAGACACCGTTCCGGGACGGCACAGTTCTGGATGTTGCCAAACAGGTTGTGGCGCTGTCACAGGAAGGCCTGAAACGCCGGGCGCGCATGAGCGACGGCGATCTGGATGAACGGGTACATCTGGCACCTGTTGAAGAAGCCCTGGCCGCTGGGATGTGTCCGGCAGATGTACTTCTTCAGCGTTACAATGGATCCTGGGATGGGGATCTTACCCAGATCTTCCGGGACTACGCCTACTGA